One window from the genome of Variovorax sp. PAMC26660 encodes:
- a CDS encoding acetyl-CoA C-acyltransferase, translated as MREAVIVSTARTPLTKAHRGEFNITSGATLASFAVKAAVERSGLDAALIEDAILGCGYPEGTTGRNIARQAIIRSGLPISIAGTTVNRFCASGLQAIAMAAGRIVVDGAPAMIAGGVESISQIRGRSPGDGGDLSLDPWILAHKPELYMAMIDTADVVAKRYNISREAQDRFSAESQRKTEEAQIAGRYKDEIVACTTTMAVTDKETKEVTYREVTATEDNCNRRGTTYEALAKLKPVMGDDKFVTAGNASQLSDGASACVLMEAKDAERANIKPLGAFRGLALAGCEPDEMGIGPVFAIPKLLARHGLKVQDIDLWELNEAFASQSIYCQDKLGIPSERLNVNGGAISIGHPFGMTGARLTGHMLIEGKRRGAKYAVVTMCIAGGMGAAGLFEIY; from the coding sequence ATGCGTGAAGCCGTCATCGTTTCCACCGCCCGCACCCCGCTCACCAAGGCGCACCGCGGCGAATTCAACATCACCTCCGGCGCCACGCTGGCCTCGTTCGCGGTGAAGGCCGCGGTCGAACGCTCGGGCCTCGATGCGGCACTGATCGAGGACGCGATCCTCGGCTGCGGCTACCCCGAAGGCACCACCGGCCGCAACATCGCGCGCCAGGCCATCATCCGTTCAGGCCTGCCGATCAGCATTGCCGGCACCACGGTGAACCGCTTCTGCGCCTCGGGCCTGCAGGCCATTGCCATGGCCGCCGGCCGCATCGTGGTGGACGGCGCGCCGGCCATGATCGCGGGCGGCGTCGAAAGCATCTCGCAGATCCGCGGCCGCAGCCCCGGTGACGGCGGCGACCTCAGCCTGGACCCGTGGATCCTCGCGCACAAGCCCGAGCTGTACATGGCGATGATCGACACGGCCGACGTCGTCGCCAAGCGCTACAACATCAGCCGCGAGGCACAGGACCGCTTCTCCGCCGAAAGCCAGCGCAAGACCGAAGAAGCGCAGATCGCCGGCCGCTACAAGGACGAGATCGTCGCCTGCACCACCACGATGGCCGTGACCGACAAGGAGACCAAGGAAGTCACCTACCGTGAAGTCACCGCCACGGAAGACAACTGCAACCGCCGCGGCACCACCTACGAGGCGCTTGCCAAGCTCAAGCCGGTGATGGGCGACGACAAGTTCGTCACCGCCGGCAACGCATCGCAACTGTCCGATGGCGCCTCGGCCTGCGTGCTGATGGAAGCCAAGGACGCAGAGCGCGCCAACATCAAGCCGCTGGGCGCCTTCCGTGGCCTCGCGCTGGCCGGTTGCGAGCCCGACGAAATGGGCATTGGCCCGGTCTTCGCGATTCCCAAGCTGCTCGCGCGCCACGGCCTGAAGGTTCAGGACATCGACCTGTGGGAACTCAACGAAGCCTTCGCCTCGCAGTCGATCTACTGCCAGGACAAGCTGGGCATTCCGTCCGAACGCCTGAACGTGAACGGCGGCGCCATCTCCATCGGCCACCCCTTCGGCATGACCGGCGCGCGCCTGACGGGCCACATGCTCATCGAAGGCAAGCGCCGTGGCGCGAAGTACGCCGTGGTCACGATGTGCATTGCCGGCGGCATGGGTGCCGCGGGCTTGTTCGAAATCTATTGA
- a CDS encoding 3-hydroxyacyl-CoA dehydrogenase NAD-binding domain-containing protein, giving the protein MATTTPSLSTSSGPVTFERLGDVFVVTIDNPPVNALGVDVRRGLVAAIEAAEADSGAAAVLIVGAGRNFIAGADIREFGKTPQQPSLPEVCLKIENCAKPVVAAIHGAALGGGLEVALSAHYRLAVPSAKLGLPEVALGLLPGSGGTQRAPRLIGVKAALDLMLSGRHAGAKEALSLGLIDRLGSGADALAEGIAYAQELAAAKAPVRRTREATALADVEASRAAVEAARADTAKKSRGLFSPMKIIEAVEGALTLPFDEGMALERKLFLQCIDSPQRAGLIHAFFAEREVLKAPETRSASPRPLEAAGIVGGGTMGAGIAVAMLDAGMPVTMIERDDTQLARGRANVEKVYDGLIKKGRMTPEAKAAVMARFSGSTSYDALAQVDIVVEAVFEDMAVKKAVFAELDRVCKKGSVLATNTSYLDIDEIAASISRPQDVVGLHFFSPANIMKLLEIVVPAKVSADVVATGFELAKKLKKVPVRAGVCDGFIGNRILAVYRQAADHMMEDGASPYDIDAAVRNFGYPMGPFQVSDLAGGDIGWATRKRKAATRDPQARYVQVADRICERGWFGQKTQRGYYLYPEGARTGVPDPEVLAIIDAERVRAGITPRSFTEEEIMRRYMAAMVNEGANVVLQRIALRPLDVDVTFLYGYGFPRHRGGPMKYADTVGLPKVLADIREFAKQDPIFWKPSPLLVELVERGADFASLNQSE; this is encoded by the coding sequence ATGGCCACCACAACTCCCAGCCTTTCCACGTCTTCCGGTCCCGTCACCTTCGAGCGTCTTGGCGACGTGTTCGTGGTGACCATCGACAACCCGCCCGTCAACGCCCTGGGCGTGGATGTGCGTCGCGGCCTCGTGGCCGCCATCGAGGCGGCCGAGGCCGACAGCGGCGCCGCTGCGGTGCTGATCGTCGGCGCGGGCCGCAACTTCATCGCCGGCGCGGACATCCGCGAATTCGGCAAGACGCCGCAGCAGCCCTCGCTGCCCGAGGTGTGCCTGAAGATCGAGAACTGCGCCAAGCCGGTCGTCGCCGCGATCCACGGCGCCGCGCTCGGCGGCGGTCTCGAAGTGGCGCTGTCGGCGCACTACCGCCTGGCTGTGCCCTCCGCCAAGCTGGGCCTGCCCGAAGTGGCGCTCGGCCTGTTGCCCGGCTCGGGCGGCACGCAGCGCGCACCGCGCCTGATCGGCGTGAAGGCCGCACTCGACCTGATGCTCAGCGGTCGCCACGCGGGCGCCAAGGAAGCGCTGTCGCTCGGACTCATCGACCGGCTGGGCTCCGGTGCCGACGCGCTGGCCGAAGGCATCGCCTACGCACAGGAGCTGGCCGCCGCCAAGGCGCCGGTGCGCCGCACGCGCGAAGCCACCGCGCTGGCCGATGTCGAAGCCAGCCGTGCCGCTGTCGAAGCCGCGCGCGCCGACACCGCCAAGAAGAGCCGCGGCCTGTTCTCGCCGATGAAGATCATCGAAGCCGTCGAAGGCGCGCTCACGCTGCCCTTCGACGAAGGCATGGCGCTGGAGCGCAAGCTGTTCCTGCAGTGCATCGACAGCCCGCAGCGCGCCGGCCTGATCCACGCCTTCTTCGCCGAGCGCGAAGTGCTGAAGGCGCCCGAGACCCGCTCCGCCAGCCCGCGTCCGCTCGAAGCGGCCGGCATCGTCGGCGGCGGCACCATGGGCGCTGGCATCGCGGTGGCCATGCTCGATGCGGGCATGCCCGTGACCATGATCGAGCGCGACGACACCCAGCTCGCGCGCGGCCGCGCCAATGTGGAGAAGGTGTACGACGGCCTCATCAAGAAGGGCCGCATGACGCCCGAGGCCAAGGCCGCCGTCATGGCGCGCTTCTCGGGCTCCACCAGCTACGACGCGCTCGCGCAAGTCGACATCGTGGTCGAGGCCGTGTTCGAGGACATGGCCGTCAAGAAGGCCGTGTTCGCCGAACTCGACCGCGTGTGCAAGAAGGGCTCGGTGCTCGCCACCAACACCTCGTACCTGGACATCGACGAGATCGCGGCCAGCATCTCGCGTCCGCAGGACGTGGTGGGCCTGCACTTCTTCTCGCCGGCCAACATCATGAAGCTGCTCGAGATCGTGGTGCCCGCCAAGGTCAGCGCCGACGTGGTCGCCACCGGCTTCGAGCTGGCGAAGAAGCTCAAGAAGGTGCCCGTGCGCGCCGGCGTGTGCGACGGCTTCATCGGCAACCGCATCCTGGCCGTGTACCGCCAGGCCGCCGACCACATGATGGAAGACGGCGCCTCGCCCTACGACATCGACGCAGCCGTGCGCAACTTCGGCTACCCGATGGGTCCGTTCCAGGTGTCGGACCTGGCCGGTGGCGACATCGGCTGGGCCACGCGCAAGCGCAAGGCCGCCACGCGCGACCCGCAGGCCCGCTATGTGCAAGTGGCCGACCGCATCTGCGAGCGCGGCTGGTTCGGCCAGAAGACGCAGCGCGGCTACTACCTGTACCCCGAAGGCGCGCGCACCGGCGTGCCCGACCCCGAAGTGCTGGCGATCATCGACGCCGAGCGCGTGCGCGCCGGCATCACGCCGCGCAGCTTCACCGAAGAAGAAATCATGCGCCGCTACATGGCCGCGATGGTCAACGAAGGCGCCAACGTCGTGCTTCAGCGCATCGCGCTGCGCCCGCTCGACGTGGACGTGACCTTCCTCTACGGCTACGGCTTCCCGCGCCATCGCGGCGGCCCGATGAAGTACGCCGACACGGTGGGCCTGCCGAAGGTGCTGGCCGACATCCGCGAATTCGCCAAGCAAGACCCGATCTTCTGGAAGCCTTCGCCGCTGCTGGTCGAACTGGTCGAGCGCGGTGCCGATTTCGCCAGCCTCAATCAATCCGAGTAA
- a CDS encoding LysR family transcriptional regulator — protein MDLQSLTLLVEILDAGNLSAAARRLKMSRANVSYHLNQLERSVGAQLVRRTTRRAEPTEIGLRLYQHGVAIQTELLAARESVTTLGQSLQGRVRLSVPSGYGQLVMADWLIDFKRQYPGIVLDVVFENRIEDLLRDEVDIAIRVVPEPPQNLVARDLGPVRYVACASTDYAQKNPLPVQLDELQGAPVVTAAVIGRQLRVSAYQGETRREVILEPTLISENFLFLRQAILAGLGIGLVPDYVVQEDVRKGDVVTTLDDWRLSIFGTQMFMLYMPNRQHTRAIRTFIDFILERVRAPD, from the coding sequence ATGGACCTGCAATCGCTGACCCTGCTGGTCGAAATCCTCGACGCCGGCAACCTGAGCGCGGCGGCTCGCCGGCTCAAGATGAGCCGCGCCAACGTCAGCTATCACCTGAACCAGCTCGAGCGCTCGGTGGGCGCGCAACTGGTGCGGCGCACCACCCGGCGCGCCGAGCCCACCGAAATCGGCCTGCGCCTGTACCAGCACGGCGTGGCCATCCAGACCGAGCTGCTGGCTGCCCGCGAATCGGTCACCACGCTGGGGCAGAGCCTGCAGGGCCGCGTGCGCCTGAGCGTGCCCAGCGGCTACGGGCAACTGGTCATGGCCGACTGGCTGATCGACTTCAAGCGCCAGTACCCCGGCATCGTGCTCGACGTGGTGTTCGAGAACCGCATCGAAGACCTGTTGCGCGACGAGGTCGACATCGCCATCCGCGTGGTGCCCGAGCCGCCGCAGAACCTGGTCGCGCGCGACTTGGGGCCGGTGCGCTACGTGGCGTGCGCTTCAACCGACTACGCGCAGAAGAACCCGCTGCCCGTGCAGCTCGACGAACTGCAGGGCGCGCCGGTGGTCACGGCCGCCGTCATCGGCCGGCAACTGCGCGTGTCGGCCTACCAGGGCGAGACGCGGCGCGAGGTGATCCTGGAGCCGACGCTGATCTCGGAAAACTTTTTGTTCCTGCGCCAGGCCATCCTGGCCGGCCTGGGCATCGGCCTCGTGCCCGACTACGTGGTGCAGGAAGACGTGCGCAAGGGCGACGTGGTGACCACGCTCGACGACTGGCGCCTGTCCATCTTCGGCACGCAGATGTTCATGCTCTACATGCCGAACCGCCAGCACACGCGGGCGATCCGGACATTCATCGATTTCATTCTGGAGCGGGTGCGGGCGCCCGACTGA
- a CDS encoding sialidase family protein: MKRCVASLGVLVLSSLIASCGGGGGGGGGGGFPGLLPPTGTAPPVNTAGAWLTFNPSPVELTLFPNTPQTFSVTATSTKVISVPVSVGIIDTKGVITTNVKITSSGLQYAATLNTNPSLAAGTYTGNFEVRVCYDTNPLTCAQPVEGSPWQLPYKITVIDPATLHYSAWEAAQTTPGFTDNFALSYRDGKPVVVSANFYDGNMDTWTSADIGSSWTKVTTTTALAPSTRSFALASDDVAVYLSGGQTVGLYGKPLGDYKNHVWKFDGTDWQARATAAQFPGREAHVMAKVGATLYVAGGRTAAGAVRDVWKSTDDGINWVKAADGLPAALGNPTCALSWQGSLLLVGDQVATSADGTNWTLASGFPATFPKGSTQCAVLNGRLFISPTSDATFGKPNQNAVSTTDLANWQLERPRFGSSGDAPGMAAIQGRLLVTTGQGTSQRTTFRTVP; the protein is encoded by the coding sequence GTCAATACCGCCGGTGCGTGGCTCACGTTCAACCCGTCGCCGGTCGAACTCACGCTGTTCCCCAACACGCCCCAGACTTTTTCCGTCACTGCGACGTCGACCAAGGTCATCTCGGTCCCTGTGAGCGTCGGCATCATCGACACCAAGGGCGTGATCACCACCAACGTCAAGATCACGAGCAGCGGCTTGCAATATGCCGCCACCCTGAACACCAATCCGTCGCTGGCCGCAGGCACCTACACCGGCAACTTCGAGGTGCGGGTCTGCTACGACACCAACCCGCTGACCTGCGCCCAGCCCGTCGAAGGCTCGCCGTGGCAGTTGCCCTACAAGATCACGGTGATCGACCCCGCCACGCTGCACTACTCGGCCTGGGAAGCGGCGCAGACGACACCGGGCTTCACGGACAACTTCGCGCTCAGCTATCGCGATGGCAAGCCCGTCGTGGTGTCGGCCAACTTCTATGACGGCAACATGGACACGTGGACCTCTGCCGATATCGGCAGCAGCTGGACCAAGGTGACGACAACGACTGCGCTGGCACCATCGACCAGGAGTTTCGCCCTGGCCAGCGATGACGTCGCGGTCTACCTCAGTGGCGGCCAGACCGTCGGCTTGTACGGGAAGCCCCTGGGCGACTACAAGAACCACGTCTGGAAGTTCGATGGCACCGACTGGCAGGCACGGGCAACGGCCGCCCAGTTCCCCGGCCGCGAAGCTCATGTGATGGCCAAGGTCGGCGCCACGCTGTACGTGGCGGGTGGACGCACCGCCGCCGGCGCCGTGCGCGACGTATGGAAGTCCACCGACGACGGCATCAATTGGGTGAAGGCAGCAGACGGCCTGCCCGCGGCCCTCGGCAACCCCACCTGCGCGCTGAGCTGGCAGGGCTCGCTGCTGCTGGTGGGCGACCAGGTGGCCACGTCTGCCGACGGCACCAACTGGACCCTGGCCAGCGGTTTCCCGGCGACCTTCCCCAAAGGCAGCACGCAGTGCGCGGTGCTCAACGGGCGGCTGTTCATCAGCCCGACCTCCGACGCCACCTTTGGCAAACCGAACCAGAACGCCGTGTCGACCACCGACCTGGCCAACTGGCAGCTCGAACGCCCGCGCTTCGGCAGCTCTGGCGATGCGCCGGGCATGGCGGCCATTCAGGGCCGTCTGCTCGTGACCACGGGCCAGGGCACCTCGCAGCGGACCACCTTCCGGACGGTGCCCTGA